The Falco rusticolus isolate bFalRus1 chromosome 15, bFalRus1.pri, whole genome shotgun sequence genome has a segment encoding these proteins:
- the LOC119157943 gene encoding cytochrome b-c1 complex subunit Rieske, mitochondrial — protein MLSVAARSGPFAPYLSAAAHAVPGPLKPLAPAAARRAEKVPLDLKRPLLCRESMSGRAARGGLVAGASLNAPASVRCIHNDVVVPDFSAYRRQDVLDATVSSQGSSEARKGFSYLLTATTCVATAYAAKNAVTQFISSLSASADVLALSKIEIKLSDIPEGKNMAFKWRGKPLFVRHRTQAEINQEAEVDLSKLRDPQHDLDRVKKPEWVILVGVCTHLGCVPIANSGDFGGYYCPCHGSHYDASGRIRKGPAPYNLEVPSYQFLGDDVVVVG, from the exons atgttGTCCGTGGCCGCCCGCTCCGGGCCCTTCGCGCCCTACCTGTCGGCCGCGGCGCACGCCGTGCCCGGCCCGCTGAAGCCGCTGGCGCCGGCCGCGGCGCGCCGGGCCGAGAAGGTGCCGCTGGACCTGAAGCGGCCCTTGCTCTGCCGGGAGTCCATGAGCGGCcgcgcggcgcgggggggccTCGTCGCCGGCGCCAGTCTCAACG cacCTGCCAGTGTTCGTTGCATCCATAATGATGTCGTGGTACCTGACTTCTCTGCCTATCGTCGTCAAGATGTGCTAGACGCCACCGTATCTTCTCAAGGCAGCAGTGAAGCTAGAAAAGGGTTTTCATACCTCTTGACTGCAACAACATGTGTAGCAACTGCATATGCTGCTAAAAATGCTGTCACCCAGTTTATTTCCAGCCTGAGTGCCTCTGCTGATGTGCTAGCGTTGTCAAAGATTGAGATCAAGTTATCTGACATTCCAGAAGGCAAGAACATGGCTTTCAAGTGGAGAGGGAAGCCCCTTTTTGTGCGTCACAGAACCCAGGCAGAGATTAATCAGGAAGCTGAAGTTGATTTGTCTAAACTGAGGGATCCGCAGCATGACTTAGACAGAGTAAAGAAACCAGAGTGGGTCATACTGGTGGGTGTCTGCACTCATCTTGGTTGTGTGCCCATTGCTAACTCTGGAGATTTTGGCGGTTATTACTGCCCTTGTCATGGGTCCCATTATGATGCCTCTGGCAGAATCAGGAAAGGTCCTGCTCCCTATAACCTTGAGGTTCCGAGTTACCAGTTTCTTGGTGATGATGTTGTGGTTGTTGGCTGA